One Cervus canadensis isolate Bull #8, Minnesota chromosome 12, ASM1932006v1, whole genome shotgun sequence DNA window includes the following coding sequences:
- the MCM4 gene encoding DNA replication licensing factor MCM4, producing MSSPASTPSRRGSRRAAPAQPRQDLLSSGEPQPLPSSPGAEPRTPSRAPPAAVPLDLDLSSPLTYGTPSSRVEGTPRSGVRGTPVRQRPDLGSARKGLQVDLHSDGPAAEDTVASEQSLGQKLVIWGTDVNVATCKENFQRFLQRFIDPLAKEEENVGIDITEPLYMQRLGEINVTGEPFLNVNCEHIKSFDTNLYRQLICYPQEVIPTFDMAVNEIFFDRYPDSILEHQIQVRPFNALKTKNMRNLNPEDIDQLIAISGMVIRTSQLIPEMQEAFFQCQVCAHTARVEIDRGRIAEPCVCERCHTSHSMALIHNRSVFSDKQMIKLQESPEDMPAGQTPHTVVLFAHNDLVDKVQPGDRVHITGIYRAVPIRINPRVSNVKSVYKTHIDVIHYRKTDSKRLHGLDEEAEQKLFSEKRVELLKELSRKPDIYERLASALAPSIYEHEDIKKGILLQLFGGTRKDFSHTGRGKFRAEINILLCGDPGTSKSQLLQYVHNLVPRGQYTSGKGSSAVGLTAYVMKDPETRQLVLQTGALVLSDNGVCCIDEFDKMNESTRSVLHEVMEQQTLSIAKAGIICQLNARTSILAAANPIESQWNPKKTTIENIQLPHTLLSRFDLIFLMLDPQDEAYDRRLAHHLVSLYYQSEEQAQEEGMDMAVLRDYIAYAHSTVMPRLSQDASQALIEAYVDMRKVGSSRGMVSAYPRQLESLIRLAEAHAKVRFSNKVEAIDVEEAKRLHREALKQSATDPRTGIVDISILTTGMSATSRKRKEELAEALRKLILSKGKTPALKYQQLFEDIRGQSDIAITKDMFEEALRALADDDFLTVTGKTVRLL from the exons ATGTCGTCTCCTGCATCTACCCCGAGCCGCCGCGGCTCCCGGCGGGCCGCCCCAGCTCAGCCAC GCCAGGACCTCTTGTCGTCCGGAGAGCCGCAGCCGCTGCCCTCGTCTCCTGGCGCCGAGCCCCGCACCCCGTCCCGCGCGCCGCCCGCAG CGGTCCCCCTAGACCTGGACTTGAGCTCGCCGCTGACCTACGGCACCCCCAGCTCGCGGGTGGAGGGCACCCCTAGGAGCGGCGTGCGCGGCACTCCCGTGCGGCAGAGACCCGACCTGGGCTCGGCCCGGAAGGGGCTGCAGGTGGACCTGCACTCGGACGGG CCGGCCGCAGAAGATACAGTGGCGAGCGAGCAGTCTTTGGGCCAAAAACTCGTGATTTGGGGAACAGATGTAAACGTGGCAACGTGCAAAGAAAACTTTCAG AGATTTCTTCAGCGTTTCATTGATCCTCTggctaaagaagaagaaaatgttggCATAGACATTACTGAACCTCTGTACATGCAGCGACTTGGAGAG ATTAATGTTACTGGAgagccatttttaaatgtaaactgtGAACACATAAAATCATTTGATACAAATCTCTACAGACAGCTCATCTGCTACCCACAG GAAGTCATCCCAACTTTTGACATGGCCGTCAATGAGATCTTCTTTGACCGCTACCCTGACTCAATCTTAGAGCATCAGATTCAAGTGAGACCGTTCAACGCCTTGAAGACTAAGAATATGAGGAACCTGAATCCAGAAG ACATCGATCAGCTCATCGCCATCAGTGGCATGGTGATTAGGACATCCCAGCTGATTCCAGAGATGCAGGAGGCCTTCTTCCAGTGCCAAGTGTGCGCCCACACGGCCCGTGTGGAGATAGACCGTGGCCGCATCGCTGAGCCTTGCGTGTGTGAGCGCTGCCACACCAGCCACAGCATGGCCCTCATCCACAACCGCTCCGTGTTCTCCGACAAGCAGATG atcaagctccaggagtctCCTGAAGACATGCCCGCGGGGCAGACGCCACACACAGTTGTCCTCTTTGCTCACAATGACCTCGTGGACAAGGTCCAGCCTGGAGACAGAGTGCACATCACAG GCATCTATCGAGCCGTCCCTATTCGCATCAACCCCAGAGTGAGCAACGTGAAGTCCGTCTACAAAACCCACATTGATGTCATTCACTACCGGAAGACCGACTCAAAGCGTCTGCATGGCCTTGATGAAGAAGCAGAGCAGAAACTTTTCTCCGAGAAACGTGTGGAGTTGCTCAAGGAGCTTTCCAGGAAGCCAGACATCTATGAGAGGCTTGCGTCTGCCCTGGCGCCAAGCATCTATGAGCACGAAGATATAAAGAAG GGAATCTTGCTTCAGCTCTTCGGCGGGACGAGAAAGGATTTCAGCCATACGGGGAGGGGCAAGTTCCGTGCAGAGATCAACATCCTGCTGTGCGGGGACCCAGGAACCAGCAAGTCCCAACTGCTGCAGTACGTGCACAACCTGGTCCCGAGGGGCCAGTACACGTCCGGGAAGGGCTCCAGTGCCGTGGGGCTCACCGCCTACGTCATGAAGGACCCTGAGACTCGGCAGCTGGTGTTGCAGACCGGCGCCCTGGTGCTGAGTGACAACGGCGTCTGCTGCATCGACGAGTTCGACAAGATGAATGAGAGCACGCGCTCCGTGCTACACGAGGTCATGGAGCAGCAGACACTGTCCATCGCCAAG GCTGGGATCATCTGTCAGCTCAACGCCCGTACCTCCATCCTGGCAGCAGCAAACCCCATCGAGTCTCAGTGGAATCCGAAAAAAACCACCATTGAAAACATCCAGTTGCCCCACACACTCTTATCAAG GTTTGACTTGATCTTCCTCATGCTGGACCCCCAGGACGAGGCGTACGACCGGCGCCTGGCTCACCACCTGGTGTCCCTGTACTACCAGAGCGAGGAGCAGGcacaggaggagggcatggacaTGGCGGTGCTTAGGGACTACATTGCCTACGCACACAGCACCGTGATGCCGAGGCTCAGCCAGGACGCCAGCCAGGCCCTCATCGAG GCCTACGTGGACATGAGGAAGGTTGGCAGCAGCCGAGGGATGGTGTCCGCATACCCCCGGCAGCTGGAGTCGCTGATCCGCTTAGCAGAAGCCCACGCAAAAGTGCGATTTTCAAACAAGGTGGAGGCCATTGATGTGGAGGAGGCCAAGCGCCTGCACCGGGAGGCCCTGAAGCAGTCAGCCACCGACCCGAGGACAGGCATCGTGGACATCTCCATCCTCACCACAG GAATGAGTGCCACCTCTCGGAAGCGGAAGGAAGAGTTAGCAGAAGCATTGAGAAAGCTTATCTTGTCGAAAGGAAAGACACCAGCCCTGAAATACCAGCAGCTCTTTGAAGATATTCGGGGACAGTCTGACATA GCAATCACCAAGGACATGTTTGAAGAAGCGCTGCGCGCCCTGGCGGATGATGACTTCTTGACAGTAACTGGGAAGACCGTACGTCTGCTCTGA